The following coding sequences are from one Haloferax litoreum window:
- a CDS encoding AI-2E family transporter has protein sequence MQFSSSSDSWSSGALSRSTIGWIAVGLLLLGVVAWVAYSYLGWVLFGLFTYYVGRPITRRLSRWISSRSLAAGLTLTFIIVPILLFIAAFLSVALGQALTFLSSDAVATVVANLPISTTGLPEDPVELVVALSQSTDVSSALGQFGVAVGAFAATLFNVFLMLLFAFFLLIEDQKLSRWFQTNVLGTDSLATDYLRRVDRGLTSVFFGYTLTIFVIIVLAAIIYSVFNFLSPANLDIPSVMLLAVVTGVFTLIPLVGRSVVYAFIVGILAIDALQINPALLWIPIVFFLLMVLVFDNVVRTYIRPYLSGKTYDMGLVMFAYLVGPALFGWYGIFMGPLVMVVVVEFIVNVLPRFANVEPEEGDSVDDEPLDHELGGGAVEYDESPDSEGGVSPS, from the coding sequence ATGCAATTCAGTTCGTCTTCCGACTCGTGGAGTAGCGGCGCCCTTTCACGCTCGACAATCGGGTGGATTGCCGTTGGACTCCTGCTGTTAGGGGTCGTTGCGTGGGTTGCGTACTCTTATCTCGGGTGGGTTTTGTTCGGTCTGTTCACCTACTACGTTGGTCGACCCATCACGCGCCGTCTTAGCCGGTGGATTTCGTCACGGTCACTCGCCGCAGGTCTCACTCTCACGTTCATCATCGTTCCAATCTTACTGTTCATCGCTGCCTTCCTCTCAGTTGCCCTCGGACAAGCGCTCACGTTTCTCTCGTCCGATGCGGTTGCGACGGTCGTAGCCAACCTCCCAATTTCGACTACCGGCCTTCCCGAAGACCCCGTCGAACTCGTGGTCGCATTGTCCCAGAGCACGGACGTGTCATCAGCACTTGGGCAGTTTGGGGTCGCAGTCGGTGCGTTCGCGGCGACACTGTTCAACGTGTTTTTGATGCTCCTCTTTGCATTCTTCCTGCTCATCGAAGACCAAAAACTGTCGCGCTGGTTCCAGACGAACGTCCTTGGAACCGATTCGCTCGCCACCGATTACCTCCGCCGTGTGGACCGTGGCCTCACTTCCGTCTTCTTCGGATACACGCTCACAATCTTCGTCATCATCGTCCTCGCGGCCATCATCTACAGCGTGTTCAATTTCCTCTCACCTGCGAATCTCGACATCCCATCGGTGATGCTACTCGCCGTCGTCACCGGCGTGTTTACTCTGATTCCACTCGTCGGGCGGTCGGTCGTGTATGCGTTCATCGTTGGGATACTCGCAATCGATGCGCTTCAGATTAACCCAGCCTTGCTCTGGATACCCATCGTGTTCTTCCTTCTCATGGTCCTCGTCTTCGATAACGTGGTCAGGACCTACATCCGACCGTACCTCTCTGGAAAAACGTACGACATGGGACTCGTCATGTTCGCGTACCTCGTTGGGCCAGCACTCTTCGGGTGGTACGGTATCTTCATGGGGCCCCTCGTGATGGTTGTCGTCGTCGAGTTCATCGTCAACGTCTTACCACGGTTTGCAAACGTCGAACCTGAGGAGGGAGACAGTGTCGACGATGAACCACTGGACCACGAACTCGGTGGCGGTGCAGTCGAGTACGACGAGTCTCCCGATTCAGAAGGAGGTGTCTCTCCCAGCTAA
- a CDS encoding metallophosphoesterase codes for MSQHTTGRDEPRYYFISDLHIGGDEQLQNVEFKDELLAFLRTLEAADENAELIVNGDAFGLWEFTELEGLEKFDALVDRYPDLFEQFRATGAQIPITFIPGNHDYELACYAEYVDRLAEYNITLEQEVVITRPVGGRTIWVEHGQQRDPNNKSPDFGNPYANPPGYFVNRHITSRAGKLSGRGKFNWLKDIQSVTPMTQIPEWMISKYFYREMSPFLRYASLPFLLLFNVSVLYLVAFLLSLFGIWSEPLSIVDSFIRFIGFAGVLIDIVLVVNIVVIVILLLLSVPLFFVVRDIRKTLQRFGLVEEADPQDVSDAYIEGAREVFEENPDVAVFVYGHTHRASLNEVDDRAVVNTGTWLKRLHRKSVLLGILPLVFYSSFRLNYFVISPADGAVAIEYHRIEKEDPRDLTLLEKLLTRKPKIEDSIPKRTLVGTEWESGAELETQPTHQMSADGRRPTGETTPDE; via the coding sequence ATGTCCCAACACACGACTGGACGAGACGAACCGCGGTACTACTTCATCAGCGACTTGCACATCGGTGGCGACGAGCAACTGCAGAACGTCGAGTTCAAAGACGAACTCCTCGCGTTTCTTCGGACACTCGAAGCGGCCGACGAGAACGCAGAACTCATCGTCAACGGCGATGCGTTCGGGTTGTGGGAGTTCACCGAACTCGAAGGACTCGAGAAATTCGACGCACTGGTCGACCGATATCCAGACCTCTTCGAACAGTTTCGAGCCACCGGAGCGCAAATCCCAATCACGTTCATCCCCGGAAACCACGATTACGAACTGGCGTGTTACGCAGAGTACGTCGACAGACTCGCCGAGTACAACATCACCCTCGAACAGGAAGTCGTCATCACGCGCCCCGTCGGTGGCCGGACCATCTGGGTCGAACACGGCCAACAACGAGACCCGAACAACAAAAGCCCAGATTTCGGAAACCCGTACGCCAATCCACCGGGCTACTTCGTGAACCGCCACATCACGAGTCGCGCCGGGAAGCTATCGGGGCGCGGGAAGTTCAATTGGCTCAAAGACATCCAGTCGGTGACGCCGATGACCCAGATACCCGAGTGGATGATTTCGAAGTACTTCTACCGCGAGATGAGTCCGTTTCTCCGGTACGCGTCGCTCCCGTTTCTCCTCTTGTTCAACGTGAGTGTCCTGTACCTCGTCGCGTTCTTGCTCTCTCTGTTCGGAATCTGGTCAGAACCGTTGTCTATCGTGGATTCGTTTATCAGGTTCATCGGATTCGCCGGCGTGCTCATCGATATCGTTCTCGTCGTGAACATCGTCGTCATCGTGATTCTGCTGTTACTCTCGGTTCCACTCTTCTTCGTCGTGAGAGATATCCGAAAGACACTCCAGCGATTTGGGTTGGTAGAGGAAGCCGACCCACAGGACGTTTCGGACGCGTACATCGAAGGTGCACGAGAAGTGTTCGAGGAGAATCCCGACGTCGCGGTGTTCGTATACGGACACACCCACCGCGCCTCGCTCAACGAAGTCGACGATAGGGCAGTCGTCAACACCGGGACATGGTTGAAACGATTGCACCGAAAGTCTGTCCTGCTCGGAATCCTCCCATTGGTGTTCTACTCGTCGTTTCGCCTCAACTACTTCGTGATATCACCAGCAGACGGTGCAGTCGCCATCGAATATCATCGCATCGAAAAGGAAGACCCAAGAGACCTGACCCTGCTCGAAAAACTACTCACGCGAAAGCCGAAAATCGAGGATTCGATTCCGAAGCGGACCCTCGTCGGGACTGAATGGGAATCGGGGGCAGAACTCGAGACACAACCGACGCACCAAATGTCGGCAGACGGCCGCCGACCGACGGGTGAGACAACACCTGACGAATAG
- a CDS encoding formylglycine-generating enzyme family protein, which produces MSHEPDQQSDDAPTDPPQENMVWIPGGTFTMGSDEFYPEESPTREVSVDGFWMERHHVTNAEFSAFVDDTGYTTFAERPPNPDDYPDVDPDNLVAGSAVFTKPNHPVDLQNPNQWWEYVPDADWRHPLGPDSSIEDMMDHPVVHVAYEDAVAYAEWAGKTLPTEAQWERAARGGLEQKRFVWGDDHVVDGQLMANTWQGQFPYENQKLDGYERTSPVGAFPPNEYGLYDMAGNAWQWTRDWYSDDPTAGSSATPTCCTPTNPRGVTEEQSIHPQDPTRVPRKVLKGGSHLCAPNYCFRYRPAARYPEPIDTSTNHVSFRCIAEV; this is translated from the coding sequence ATGAGTCACGAACCCGACCAACAGAGCGACGACGCACCGACCGACCCACCTCAGGAGAACATGGTCTGGATTCCCGGTGGCACGTTTACGATGGGGTCTGACGAATTCTACCCGGAGGAAAGCCCGACTCGTGAGGTCAGTGTCGATGGGTTCTGGATGGAGAGACACCACGTGACGAACGCGGAGTTTTCGGCATTCGTCGACGACACCGGCTATACCACGTTCGCTGAACGTCCGCCGAACCCTGACGACTACCCCGACGTTGACCCGGACAATCTCGTGGCCGGGTCCGCCGTGTTCACGAAACCGAATCACCCCGTCGACCTTCAGAACCCCAACCAGTGGTGGGAGTACGTCCCCGATGCCGACTGGCGGCACCCTCTCGGCCCGGACAGTTCTATCGAGGATATGATGGACCACCCTGTCGTCCACGTCGCGTACGAGGATGCTGTCGCCTACGCAGAGTGGGCTGGCAAGACGCTCCCGACCGAAGCGCAGTGGGAACGCGCCGCACGCGGGGGGTTGGAACAAAAGCGGTTCGTCTGGGGCGACGACCACGTCGTCGACGGACAGTTGATGGCGAATACGTGGCAAGGACAGTTCCCGTACGAGAATCAGAAACTCGACGGCTACGAACGGACGTCACCAGTCGGGGCATTCCCTCCGAACGAGTACGGACTCTACGACATGGCTGGGAACGCGTGGCAGTGGACCCGTGACTGGTACAGCGACGACCCGACTGCGGGTTCGTCAGCGACACCGACGTGCTGTACGCCGACGAACCCGCGGGGGGTCACCGAAGAACAGAGCATCCACCCACAGGACCCAACGAGGGTCCCCCGAAAGGTGCTCAAAGGCGGTTCGCATCTCTGTGCGCCGAACTATTGCTTCAGATATCGTCCGGCGGCGCGCTATCCTGAACCCATCGACACCTCGACTAACCACGTGAGTTTCAGATGCATCGCCGAGGTCTGA
- a CDS encoding bactofilin family protein: protein MQRNGSSHWALASILVAIVLLSTIPGVAVAKTEVGPTVVVERGETLSDDLTTAGGTVIILGTVDGDVTALAGDVVVSGEVTGDVTALAGRVDVTGQVGGKVTAFSGVTTAAGTVGDGIDAIGGALTVSGDVAGTVDTISILVTVEDDARVDGQLRTTAVRTQVNGTVLGGEGRTSNQSLVGLSDSPGVTEPTPGPTSEPVAVSRWQSSVQLPFLLVSAFVPIPAQILPFGISFLDAYGFFVTLLLGILLVGLLPRFSDRVASNVVRDPVRTAGFGLATAILTPIALVLLGVSLFGLPLALAGGAIFLVLWWVGAVYGRFAVGVWLLEAVPRVLAYADVDREPIENRWVSLLVGVFVVGILVSIPVIGPVVDTAIAVLGVGAIARLVYDAYARTERTERLETDASEPLGED, encoded by the coding sequence ATGCAACGTAACGGGTCTTCACACTGGGCACTCGCGTCTATTCTAGTGGCGATAGTTCTCCTCTCCACAATCCCTGGGGTTGCTGTCGCCAAGACAGAGGTTGGTCCAACAGTCGTGGTGGAACGAGGTGAGACACTCAGCGACGACCTGACCACCGCCGGTGGAACGGTGATTATTCTGGGAACGGTCGACGGCGACGTAACTGCACTTGCGGGTGACGTCGTCGTCTCCGGTGAAGTCACTGGGGACGTAACCGCACTCGCAGGGCGCGTCGATGTCACCGGTCAGGTCGGTGGAAAAGTCACCGCCTTTAGCGGTGTCACAACCGCCGCAGGGACTGTCGGTGATGGTATCGACGCAATTGGTGGTGCCTTGACTGTCTCCGGTGACGTTGCGGGAACCGTCGATACCATCAGTATCTTGGTCACCGTCGAGGACGACGCGAGAGTCGACGGTCAACTGCGGACGACAGCGGTCAGAACGCAAGTCAATGGGACAGTGCTCGGTGGGGAAGGAAGGACATCGAACCAATCACTGGTTGGTCTGTCGGATTCTCCCGGTGTGACCGAACCGACACCAGGACCGACGAGTGAACCGGTGGCAGTGTCTCGCTGGCAGTCTTCGGTCCAACTCCCGTTCCTGCTCGTGTCGGCTTTCGTCCCGATTCCTGCGCAGATACTTCCCTTCGGTATCTCGTTCCTCGACGCGTACGGTTTCTTCGTCACCCTGCTCCTCGGCATCTTGTTGGTCGGGTTGCTGCCGAGATTCTCGGACCGGGTCGCGTCGAACGTCGTTCGAGACCCGGTTCGAACCGCTGGGTTCGGACTGGCGACGGCCATCCTCACCCCAATCGCCCTCGTGTTGTTAGGTGTCAGTCTCTTCGGTCTTCCACTGGCACTCGCCGGCGGGGCCATCTTCCTCGTCCTCTGGTGGGTCGGTGCAGTCTACGGCAGGTTCGCCGTCGGTGTGTGGCTTCTCGAAGCAGTCCCGCGAGTGCTCGCGTACGCTGACGTCGACCGTGAACCAATCGAGAACCGCTGGGTGAGTCTCCTCGTCGGTGTCTTCGTCGTGGGGATACTCGTGTCGATTCCAGTTATAGGACCGGTCGTCGACACGGCTATCGCCGTGTTGGGAGTCGGCGCAATCGCTCGACTGGTGTACGACGCGTACGCCCGAACCGAGCGGACCGAACGACTGGAGACGGATGCCTCGGAACCGCTTGGAGAGGACTGA